From the genome of Periplaneta americana isolate PAMFEO1 chromosome 15, P.americana_PAMFEO1_priV1, whole genome shotgun sequence, one region includes:
- the Cht11 gene encoding chitinase-3-like protein 2 isoform X3, with the protein MSGVRQLPQAKYELLIENKRPGTNIHRSLTTVGLIVTVAIVTSFAVYVSWKSLKTIEDRSLLKKLWKMNSNNSGSVEMIHHRTKMYGLAMKQYIDSNQSDKSVSVTTNKPSSVNHGNSRPFKLVCYYSLPNNGTGGDLMPEEIYPSLCTHINIAFARIVNGSLQPASPAVMGIYKRVVALKSGNPSLKVLLSVGGGSEPGGFAAMTATHASRKSFIRQILALLKECGMDGLDLDWEFPAWQSAKRERVHFTQLLMELREELNRRHSKLLVSVAVAAPKPIIDDSYDVIQLADNVDYINVMTYDFHFYVWYLPWTGFNAPLYKEVDESGYFATLNTNWTAFYWESKGMPKEKIVVGLPTYGHSFKLINEDNHGPSAPASGFGTLGDEGFVSYPEACQFVSDGAASVFDRESRVPYAFKNTDWISFDDERSLAYKGNQ; encoded by the exons ATGTCGGGCGTTCGTCAATTACCACAAGCGAAATATGAATTACTTATTGAAAATAAAAG aCCCGGAACAAATATTCACAGATCTCTTACAACAGTTGGATTGATTGTAACTGTTGCCATCGTCACATCTTTCGCAGTATACGTTTCATGGAAGAGCTTGAAAACCATTGAAGACCgaagtttattaaaaaaactatGGAAAATGAATTCAAATAATAGCGGATCAG TTGAAATGATACACCACAGAACCAAGATGTATGGCCTTGCCATGAAACAGTATATAGATTCCAATCAATCTGATAAAAGTGTGTCAGTCACAACCAATAAACCATCATCTGTCAACCATGGGAACTCAAGACCGTTCAAACTTGTCTGTTATTATTCACTTCCCAACAATGGAACTGGTGGGGACCTGATGCCCGAGGAAATCTATCCATCCTTGTGCACACACATTAACATAGCATTTGCTCGGATAGTCAATGGATCTCTGCAGCCTGCCAGTCCAGCAGTTATGGGAATATACAAACGAGTGGTGGCTCTTAAGTCTGGAAATCCTTCCCTCAAAGTTTTACTTAGTGTTGGAGGTGGATCAGAGCCAGGGGGATTTGCTGCAATGACAGCAACTCATGCCTCCAGGAAGTC ATTTATTAGGCAGATCCTTGCACTACTAAAGGAATGTGGAATGGATGGCTTGGATCTGGACTGGGAGTTTCCTGCCTGGCAAAGTGCTAAACGCGAACGTGTCCACTTTACACAGTTGCTGATGGAACTCAGAGAAGAACTGAACAGAAGACACTCCAAGCTTCTTGTGAGTGTGGCAGTGGCTGCTCCCAAACCTATAATTGATGACTCTTATGATGTCATCCAATTGGCAGA TAATGTGGATTATATAAATGTGATGACATatgatttccacttctatgtgTGGTATCTCCCATGGACTGGTTTTAATGCCCCACTGTACAAAGAAGTTGATGAGAGTGGATATTTTGCAACTCTGAATACAAACTGGACTGCTTTCTATTGGGAGAGCAAGGGTATGCCCAAAGAAAAGATTGTAGTGGGTTTGCCAACATATGGACATTCTTTCAA GCTCATTAATGAAGACAATCATGGTCCTTCAGCTCCAGCATCTGGCTTTGGTACATTGGGTGATGAAGGCTTTGTTAGTTATCCTGAAGCATGCCAATTTGTGTCAGATGGTGCGGCTTCAGTATTTGATCGAGAAAGCAGGGTGCCATATGCATTCAAAAACACAGACTGGATCTCATTTGACGATGAAAGAAGTCTTGCTTATAAG GGCAACCAATGA
- the Cht11 gene encoding chitinase-3-like protein 2 isoform X2 translates to MSGVRQLPQAKYELLIENKRPGTNIHRSLTTVGLIVTVAIVTSFAVYVSWKSLKTIEDRSLLKKLWKMNSNNSGSVEMIHHRTKMYGLAMKQYIDSNQSDKSVSVTTNKPSSVNHGNSRPFKLVCYYSLPNNGTGGDLMPEEIYPSLCTHINIAFARIVNGSLQPASPAVMGIYKRVVALKSGNPSLKVLLSVGGGSEPGGFAAMTATHASRKSFIRQILALLKECGMDGLDLDWEFPAWQSAKRERVHFTQLLMELREELNRRHSKLLVSVAVAAPKPIIDDSYDVIQLADNVDYINVMTYDFHFYVWYLPWTGFNAPLYKEVDESGYFATLNTNWTAFYWESKGMPKEKIVVGLPTYGHSFKLINEDNHGPSAPASGFGTLGDEGFVSYPEACQFVSDGAASVFDRESRVPYAFKNTDWISFDDERSLAYKEASK, encoded by the exons ATGTCGGGCGTTCGTCAATTACCACAAGCGAAATATGAATTACTTATTGAAAATAAAAG aCCCGGAACAAATATTCACAGATCTCTTACAACAGTTGGATTGATTGTAACTGTTGCCATCGTCACATCTTTCGCAGTATACGTTTCATGGAAGAGCTTGAAAACCATTGAAGACCgaagtttattaaaaaaactatGGAAAATGAATTCAAATAATAGCGGATCAG TTGAAATGATACACCACAGAACCAAGATGTATGGCCTTGCCATGAAACAGTATATAGATTCCAATCAATCTGATAAAAGTGTGTCAGTCACAACCAATAAACCATCATCTGTCAACCATGGGAACTCAAGACCGTTCAAACTTGTCTGTTATTATTCACTTCCCAACAATGGAACTGGTGGGGACCTGATGCCCGAGGAAATCTATCCATCCTTGTGCACACACATTAACATAGCATTTGCTCGGATAGTCAATGGATCTCTGCAGCCTGCCAGTCCAGCAGTTATGGGAATATACAAACGAGTGGTGGCTCTTAAGTCTGGAAATCCTTCCCTCAAAGTTTTACTTAGTGTTGGAGGTGGATCAGAGCCAGGGGGATTTGCTGCAATGACAGCAACTCATGCCTCCAGGAAGTC ATTTATTAGGCAGATCCTTGCACTACTAAAGGAATGTGGAATGGATGGCTTGGATCTGGACTGGGAGTTTCCTGCCTGGCAAAGTGCTAAACGCGAACGTGTCCACTTTACACAGTTGCTGATGGAACTCAGAGAAGAACTGAACAGAAGACACTCCAAGCTTCTTGTGAGTGTGGCAGTGGCTGCTCCCAAACCTATAATTGATGACTCTTATGATGTCATCCAATTGGCAGA TAATGTGGATTATATAAATGTGATGACATatgatttccacttctatgtgTGGTATCTCCCATGGACTGGTTTTAATGCCCCACTGTACAAAGAAGTTGATGAGAGTGGATATTTTGCAACTCTGAATACAAACTGGACTGCTTTCTATTGGGAGAGCAAGGGTATGCCCAAAGAAAAGATTGTAGTGGGTTTGCCAACATATGGACATTCTTTCAA GCTCATTAATGAAGACAATCATGGTCCTTCAGCTCCAGCATCTGGCTTTGGTACATTGGGTGATGAAGGCTTTGTTAGTTATCCTGAAGCATGCCAATTTGTGTCAGATGGTGCGGCTTCAGTATTTGATCGAGAAAGCAGGGTGCCATATGCATTCAAAAACACAGACTGGATCTCATTTGACGATGAAAGAAGTCTTGCTTATAAG gaagcGTCAAAATGA
- the Cht11 gene encoding chitinase-3-like protein 2 isoform X1 encodes MSGVRQLPQAKYELLIENKRPGTNIHRSLTTVGLIVTVAIVTSFAVYVSWKSLKTIEDRSLLKKLWKMNSNNSGSVEMIHHRTKMYGLAMKQYIDSNQSDKSVSVTTNKPSSVNHGNSRPFKLVCYYSLPNNGTGGDLMPEEIYPSLCTHINIAFARIVNGSLQPASPAVMGIYKRVVALKSGNPSLKVLLSVGGGSEPGGFAAMTATHASRKSFIRQILALLKECGMDGLDLDWEFPAWQSAKRERVHFTQLLMELREELNRRHSKLLVSVAVAAPKPIIDDSYDVIQLADNVDYINVMTYDFHFYVWYLPWTGFNAPLYKEVDESGYFATLNTNWTAFYWESKGMPKEKIVVGLPTYGHSFKLINEDNHGPSAPASGFGTLGDEGFVSYPEACQFVSDGAASVFDRESRVPYAFKNTDWISFDDERSLAYKAEYITNGGYGGAMIWSLNMDDFKGQCSDNGQSWFPLVTKVKSVLEDDELLQMELSLTKALGI; translated from the exons ATGTCGGGCGTTCGTCAATTACCACAAGCGAAATATGAATTACTTATTGAAAATAAAAG aCCCGGAACAAATATTCACAGATCTCTTACAACAGTTGGATTGATTGTAACTGTTGCCATCGTCACATCTTTCGCAGTATACGTTTCATGGAAGAGCTTGAAAACCATTGAAGACCgaagtttattaaaaaaactatGGAAAATGAATTCAAATAATAGCGGATCAG TTGAAATGATACACCACAGAACCAAGATGTATGGCCTTGCCATGAAACAGTATATAGATTCCAATCAATCTGATAAAAGTGTGTCAGTCACAACCAATAAACCATCATCTGTCAACCATGGGAACTCAAGACCGTTCAAACTTGTCTGTTATTATTCACTTCCCAACAATGGAACTGGTGGGGACCTGATGCCCGAGGAAATCTATCCATCCTTGTGCACACACATTAACATAGCATTTGCTCGGATAGTCAATGGATCTCTGCAGCCTGCCAGTCCAGCAGTTATGGGAATATACAAACGAGTGGTGGCTCTTAAGTCTGGAAATCCTTCCCTCAAAGTTTTACTTAGTGTTGGAGGTGGATCAGAGCCAGGGGGATTTGCTGCAATGACAGCAACTCATGCCTCCAGGAAGTC ATTTATTAGGCAGATCCTTGCACTACTAAAGGAATGTGGAATGGATGGCTTGGATCTGGACTGGGAGTTTCCTGCCTGGCAAAGTGCTAAACGCGAACGTGTCCACTTTACACAGTTGCTGATGGAACTCAGAGAAGAACTGAACAGAAGACACTCCAAGCTTCTTGTGAGTGTGGCAGTGGCTGCTCCCAAACCTATAATTGATGACTCTTATGATGTCATCCAATTGGCAGA TAATGTGGATTATATAAATGTGATGACATatgatttccacttctatgtgTGGTATCTCCCATGGACTGGTTTTAATGCCCCACTGTACAAAGAAGTTGATGAGAGTGGATATTTTGCAACTCTGAATACAAACTGGACTGCTTTCTATTGGGAGAGCAAGGGTATGCCCAAAGAAAAGATTGTAGTGGGTTTGCCAACATATGGACATTCTTTCAA GCTCATTAATGAAGACAATCATGGTCCTTCAGCTCCAGCATCTGGCTTTGGTACATTGGGTGATGAAGGCTTTGTTAGTTATCCTGAAGCATGCCAATTTGTGTCAGATGGTGCGGCTTCAGTATTTGATCGAGAAAGCAGGGTGCCATATGCATTCAAAAACACAGACTGGATCTCATTTGACGATGAAAGAAGTCTTGCTTATAAG GCTGAGTATATTACGAATGGTGGTTATGGAGGAGCAATGATTTGGTCACTTAACATGGACGATTTTAAGGGGCAGTGTTCTGACAATGGTCAGAGTTGGTTTCCTCTTGTTACCAAAGTTAAAAGTGTTCTCGAAGATGATGAATTGTTGCAGATGGAATTGAGTCTTACCAAGGCTCTTGGTATCTGA